A region of Campylobacter armoricus DNA encodes the following proteins:
- the mobB gene encoding molybdopterin-guanine dinucleotide biosynthesis protein B, translated as MKRLAMAFSGPSNSGKTTLITQVAKYFMEKNYKVCIIKHDPKDKASFDIAKKDSFKFFQSGADVMVLSPTRTTLFTHSSSTLDEAISKLGDFDFLLIEGLKTLDMPRISVFCKEIDESYFAYSSAIASYEKVFYEELVWIHLDDLESICDFILKNSKKV; from the coding sequence GTGAAAAGATTGGCAATGGCATTTAGTGGGCCTTCTAATTCTGGTAAAACTACTTTGATAACTCAAGTTGCTAAGTATTTTATGGAGAAAAATTATAAAGTATGTATTATAAAACACGATCCAAAAGATAAAGCTAGTTTTGATATAGCTAAAAAAGATAGTTTTAAATTTTTTCAAAGTGGTGCTGATGTTATGGTTTTAAGTCCTACAAGGACAACTTTATTTACACATTCTTCAAGTACTTTAGATGAAGCTATATCTAAGTTAGGTGATTTTGATTTTTTATTGATAGAAGGATTAAAAACTTTAGATATGCCAAGAATTAGTGTATTTTGTAAAGAAATAGACGAAAGTTATTTTGCCTATTCTAGTGCTATAGCAAGTTATGAAAAAGTTTTTTATGAAGAGTTAGTTTGGATTCATTTAGATGATTTAGAAAGTATTTGTGATTTTATATTAAAAAATTCAAAAAAAGTATAG
- a CDS encoding DUF3298 and DUF4163 domain-containing protein: MIKRIVFGLGLYASLYAYEENIFDISFLQGKEFDIQLYSSSKSNTSYGYVQTKQKQHSFWGSARKNEYFIDIIDFGTCALKDMKNNKIDALCKIENKKEEYTFEKKPSEFKIYKLSLKDQKQLSEDNKTIDFDYSADLLKYSSKNKNLEKIIDDFNENLNEVSLAQMAKENREKWKKEEIVVSDFLSQSYVFYQDDKIISLGKNIYEYKGGAHGMMDYQRKTYDIINMTLINLKMELKLENEDFKKLIKEKLSSLYNENELFDLKDFKMTEIFEVRKDGLVFIWEPYEIAPYSTGAVEIFIDFKELNPFWKKNSKLSYLSLAK; encoded by the coding sequence ATGATTAAAAGAATAGTTTTTGGATTAGGTTTGTATGCAAGTTTATATGCATATGAAGAAAATATTTTTGATATTAGTTTTTTACAAGGAAAGGAATTTGATATTCAACTATATAGCTCATCAAAAAGCAATACAAGTTATGGTTATGTGCAAACTAAGCAAAAACAACATAGTTTTTGGGGTAGTGCTAGAAAAAATGAATATTTTATTGATATTATTGATTTTGGTACATGTGCTTTAAAAGATATGAAAAATAATAAAATTGATGCTTTGTGTAAAATAGAAAATAAAAAAGAAGAATATACTTTTGAAAAAAAACCTTCAGAATTTAAAATATATAAATTATCTTTAAAAGATCAAAAACAACTTAGTGAGGATAATAAAACTATAGACTTTGATTATAGTGCAGATTTACTAAAATACTCTAGTAAAAACAAAAATTTAGAAAAAATCATTGATGATTTTAATGAGAATTTAAACGAAGTTTCATTGGCTCAGATGGCAAAAGAAAATAGGGAAAAATGGAAAAAAGAAGAAATTGTTGTTAGTGATTTTTTATCACAATCTTATGTTTTTTATCAAGATGATAAAATCATATCTTTAGGAAAAAATATTTATGAGTATAAAGGTGGTGCTCATGGAATGATGGATTATCAAAGAAAAACATATGATATTATAAATATGACTTTGATTAATTTAAAAATGGAATTAAAATTAGAAAATGAAGATTTTAAAAAACTTATAAAAGAAAAACTTTCTAGTCTTTATAATGAAAATGAACTGTTTGATCTTAAAGATTTCAAAATGACTGAAATTTTTGAAGTGAGAAAAGATGGATTGGTTTTTATATGGGAGCCTTATGAAATAGCCCCTTATTCCACTGGTGCTGTGGAAATTTTCATAGATTTTAAAGAATTAAATCCTTTTTGGAAAAAAAATTCAAAACTTTCCTATTTGAGCTTAGCAAAATAA
- the metG gene encoding methionine--tRNA ligase: MRYITTPIYYVNDVAHIGHAYTTIIADTLARFYRLQGHKTFFLTGTDEHGQKIEQAASARNFSPKEYADEISAKFKKLWDEFEISYDYFIRTTDENHKLSVQKAFKKMFDKGDIYKGIYEGFYCVSCESYFTQTQLVNECNCPDCGKKTQLLKEESYFFKLSKYQNQILKWYKEKEPILPKNKANELIHFVEGGLKDLSITRTSFEWGIKLPKELNDDKHVVYVWLDALMNYVSALGYGLDDKNMDLWPAHIHFVGKDILRFHAVYWPAFLMSLELPLPKFVAAHGWWTKDGEKMSKSKGNVVAPKEIADTFGLESFRYFLLREVPFGNDGDFSQKALITRINTELSNELGNLLNRIIGMSAKYSQNIIGCKDVSLYFNQELSECKKYLDNAINALENIQPNRYLEELFKALSLANLCISKYEPWNLIKNNQMQKANALVALCANILTKVTILLFAAMPKTALKIANALNFEISNENYQKLILNNQLCDLKSSSCEALFPKIELTQEDKKEEKAEVIPSLPQIKIDDFKKIEIKVALVKDCQNIKGSEKLLKFQLELENGELRQVLSGIAKFYKASELIGKQVCVITNLKKAKIFGHESQGMILSAQKDGKLVLISPQSFIENGALIG; encoded by the coding sequence ATGCGTTATATTACTACTCCAATATATTATGTAAATGATGTGGCTCATATAGGTCATGCTTACACTACAATTATAGCAGATACTTTGGCTAGGTTTTATCGCTTGCAAGGCCATAAAACATTTTTTTTAACAGGTACAGATGAACATGGCCAAAAAATAGAGCAAGCTGCTAGTGCTAGAAATTTTAGCCCAAAAGAATATGCAGATGAAATTAGTGCTAAATTTAAAAAACTTTGGGATGAGTTTGAAATTTCTTATGATTATTTTATTAGAACTACTGATGAAAATCACAAATTAAGCGTACAAAAAGCATTTAAAAAAATGTTTGATAAGGGTGATATTTATAAAGGGATTTATGAAGGATTTTATTGTGTTTCTTGTGAAAGTTATTTCACTCAAACTCAACTTGTAAATGAATGTAATTGTCCAGATTGTGGCAAAAAAACGCAACTTTTAAAAGAGGAAAGTTATTTTTTTAAACTTTCTAAATATCAAAATCAAATTCTTAAATGGTATAAAGAAAAAGAGCCGATTTTACCTAAAAATAAAGCTAATGAATTAATCCACTTTGTAGAAGGTGGCTTAAAAGATCTTTCTATTACAAGAACGAGTTTTGAATGGGGTATAAAGCTTCCAAAAGAATTAAATGATGACAAACATGTGGTGTATGTTTGGCTTGATGCTTTGATGAATTATGTGAGTGCTTTGGGCTATGGACTTGATGATAAAAATATGGATCTTTGGCCTGCTCACATTCATTTTGTAGGTAAGGATATCTTGCGTTTTCACGCAGTATATTGGCCGGCGTTTTTGATGAGCTTAGAACTTCCTTTGCCTAAATTTGTAGCAGCACATGGTTGGTGGACTAAAGATGGTGAAAAAATGAGTAAATCTAAAGGTAATGTTGTAGCACCTAAAGAAATTGCAGATACTTTTGGTTTAGAATCTTTTAGGTATTTTTTACTCAGAGAAGTTCCTTTTGGTAATGATGGGGATTTTTCACAAAAAGCTTTAATTACTAGAATCAATACAGAATTAAGCAATGAGCTTGGAAATTTATTAAATAGAATTATTGGTATGAGTGCAAAATATTCTCAAAATATTATTGGTTGTAAGGATGTGAGTTTGTATTTTAATCAAGAATTAAGTGAATGTAAAAAGTACTTAGATAATGCAATTAATGCTTTAGAAAATATTCAACCAAATCGCTATTTAGAAGAACTTTTTAAGGCTTTATCCTTGGCAAATTTATGTATTAGCAAATATGAACCTTGGAATTTGATTAAAAATAATCAAATGCAAAAAGCAAATGCTTTGGTGGCTTTATGTGCTAATATTTTAACAAAGGTAACAATTTTACTTTTTGCAGCCATGCCAAAGACAGCTTTGAAAATTGCTAATGCTTTAAATTTTGAAATCTCAAATGAAAATTATCAAAAATTAATCTTAAACAATCAATTATGTGATTTAAAATCTAGCTCGTGTGAAGCTTTGTTTCCAAAAATTGAATTAACTCAAGAAGATAAGAAAGAAGAAAAGGCAGAAGTTATACCGAGTTTGCCTCAGATTAAAATTGATGATTTTAAAAAAATTGAAATCAAGGTGGCTTTGGTGAAAGATTGTCAAAATATAAAAGGAAGTGAAAAGCTTTTAAAATTTCAACTTGAGCTTGAAAATGGTGAGTTAAGACAAGTGCTTTCAGGTATTGCTAAATTTTACAAAGCCAGTGAATTAATAGGTAAGCAAGTTTGTGTGATTACAAATCTAAAAAAAGCTAAAATTTTTGGGCATGAAAGTCAAGGTATGATTTTAAGTGCCCAAAAAGATGGAAAATTAGTTTTAATTAGTCCGCAAAGTTTTATAGAAAATGGAGCTTTAATAGGCTAA
- the ybeY gene encoding rRNA maturation RNase YbeY — MIFCEEEMEISFLKKIAEKMSDKNIELVLVDEKTMHEINLNQRGIDKTTDVLSFPLLENCENLLGCIVINLDEVSKKAIQFKHSNQDEMSLLFIHAMLHLQGYDHEVDQGQMREKEKEWIDFFKLPKSLIVRVEEEKDD, encoded by the coding sequence ATGATTTTTTGTGAAGAAGAAATGGAAATTTCTTTTCTTAAAAAAATTGCTGAAAAGATGAGTGATAAAAACATAGAACTTGTTTTAGTGGATGAAAAAACTATGCATGAGATCAATCTAAATCAAAGAGGTATAGATAAAACAACAGATGTGTTGTCTTTTCCACTTTTGGAAAATTGTGAAAATTTACTTGGTTGTATTGTGATTAATTTAGATGAAGTTAGTAAAAAAGCAATACAATTTAAACACAGCAATCAAGATGAAATGTCTTTGCTTTTTATTCATGCAATGCTTCATTTGCAAGGTTATGATCATGAAGTAGATCAAGGACAAATGCGAGAAAAAGAAAAAGAATGGATTGATTTTTTTAAACTTCCTAAAAGTTTAATTGTAAGAGTAGAGGAGGAAAAAGATGATTAA
- a CDS encoding PepSY-like domain-containing protein, translated as MKKLVIAFLISLNTLNAGIVIAPDSLPIEVKNFIKEHFNADIGLVEQDGYSYEIYLSDGSELEFLLSGEFKEAENFKALSFSILPLAIQNTIKNSYPNASIVEIERKISYYKIKLNNQIKLYIDNNGTILRQKYDD; from the coding sequence ATGAAAAAATTAGTTATAGCTTTTTTAATTAGTTTAAATACTCTTAATGCTGGTATAGTCATCGCCCCTGATTCTTTACCAATAGAAGTTAAAAATTTTATAAAAGAACATTTTAATGCAGATATTGGTTTAGTTGAGCAAGATGGTTATTCTTATGAAATATATCTAAGCGATGGAAGCGAACTTGAATTTTTACTATCAGGAGAATTTAAAGAAGCTGAAAATTTCAAAGCTTTAAGTTTTTCTATATTACCTTTAGCTATACAAAATACTATAAAAAATTCTTATCCAAATGCTTCCATAGTTGAAATAGAAAGAAAAATTTCATACTATAAAATAAAGCTTAATAATCAAATAAAGCTTTATATAGACAACAATGGAACAATATTAAGACAAAAATACGATGATTGA
- a CDS encoding rhomboid family intramembrane serine protease: MVASFLIALNVIVFIYVNYLHTGDLNLDIFLGLNLFFFQGFYWQILSSMFMHGNWAHLILNMIVLFQFGSILERYLQSFKFALLYLLGGVTCSLLSIFYIYLSFDGNFVNVVGASGAICVLMGFYAYLDKSATKGLIVAILLMSFVPIFMGVNIAWYAHIFGFICGYILAKFRIIR; encoded by the coding sequence ATGGTAGCTTCTTTTTTAATAGCTTTAAATGTTATTGTATTTATTTATGTGAATTATCTTCATACAGGTGATTTGAATTTAGATATTTTTTTGGGTTTAAATTTATTTTTCTTTCAAGGGTTTTATTGGCAAATTTTAAGCTCTATGTTTATGCATGGAAACTGGGCTCATTTGATATTAAATATGATAGTGCTTTTTCAATTTGGTTCTATACTAGAAAGATATTTGCAAAGTTTTAAATTTGCCTTACTTTACCTTTTGGGCGGAGTTACTTGTTCTTTACTTAGTATTTTTTATATTTATTTAAGTTTTGATGGAAATTTTGTAAATGTGGTGGGAGCTAGTGGTGCTATATGTGTTTTAATGGGTTTTTATGCGTATTTAGATAAAAGTGCTACCAAAGGGCTTATCGTAGCTATATTGCTAATGAGTTTTGTGCCTATTTTTATGGGGGTAAATATAGCTTGGTATGCACATATTTTTGGATTTATATGTGGATATATATTAGCTAAATTTAGGATTATAAGATGA
- a CDS encoding lytic transglycosylase domain-containing protein, which translates to MLKKSIVLLLTGVVFANSAMYSYKELEQKPNSLAKDYYLYRLLEKNEFKKEKIEGLKEHIYRYAGRIKNAIEAIVPPLGYNKEYELCYKFNTQNILDANTTCQFIRLNSLTFIQDLNTSVRNEMKKVIPQDNVNLIKLLDAFDAKDPLSYVVLNYDSVNFYKVYNFLKDKKDLFLEKDFVNELAKEKDFTDFVKELVIKRKSPLIRKSLVNVDANLTFQDNAFYLGVNAILENDEQKALEFFQVAKDTFKSKPLVDNAIFWVYLLTKDKKYLDELAQSNSLNIYSLYARELKGLSIPKIEKLQPKKQKNDFNMQDPFAWQKLAKQIAKSSPSELEKLAKEFYTKDNIAIYAYIKERAEGFKKHYFIMPYYDLLKDYAIQRQAMILALARQESRFIPTAISTSYALGIMQFIPFLANHIGNKELKIPNFDQDMLFEPKTAYMFANHHLDYLESKLNSPVFVAYAYNGGIGFTTRMLKREDMFRAGKYEPFLSMELVPYAESRTYGKKVLANYVVYLHLLNDNTPISKFFETLIQNTDSQSISLIAK; encoded by the coding sequence GTGTTAAAAAAAAGTATAGTATTGCTCCTAACTGGGGTGGTTTTTGCAAATAGTGCAATGTATTCTTATAAAGAGTTAGAGCAAAAACCAAATTCTTTGGCTAAAGATTATTATTTATATCGTTTATTAGAAAAAAACGAATTTAAAAAAGAAAAAATCGAAGGTCTAAAAGAACATATTTATAGATATGCAGGACGCATTAAGAATGCCATTGAAGCTATTGTTCCACCTTTGGGATATAATAAAGAATATGAATTATGTTATAAATTTAATACACAAAATATCTTAGATGCTAACACTACTTGTCAATTTATAAGATTAAATAGTTTAACTTTTATACAAGATTTAAACACTTCTGTTCGTAATGAAATGAAAAAAGTTATTCCACAAGATAATGTTAATTTAATAAAACTTTTAGATGCTTTTGATGCAAAAGACCCACTAAGCTATGTGGTGTTAAATTATGATAGTGTAAATTTTTATAAAGTGTATAATTTTTTGAAAGATAAAAAAGATCTTTTTTTAGAAAAAGATTTTGTAAATGAACTAGCCAAAGAAAAAGATTTTACAGATTTTGTTAAAGAACTAGTAATTAAAAGAAAAAGCCCATTAATCAGAAAATCTTTGGTTAATGTTGATGCAAATTTAACTTTTCAAGATAATGCTTTTTATTTAGGTGTAAATGCTATTTTAGAAAATGATGAGCAAAAGGCTTTAGAGTTTTTTCAAGTCGCAAAGGATACTTTTAAAAGCAAGCCTTTAGTAGATAATGCAATTTTTTGGGTTTATTTACTAACTAAAGATAAAAAATATCTTGATGAATTAGCTCAAAGTAATTCTTTAAATATCTATAGTCTTTATGCAAGAGAGTTAAAAGGTTTGTCTATACCTAAAATAGAAAAATTGCAACCAAAAAAACAAAAAAATGATTTTAATATGCAAGATCCTTTTGCATGGCAAAAATTAGCTAAACAAATAGCAAAAAGTTCGCCGAGCGAACTTGAAAAACTTGCTAAAGAATTTTATACAAAAGATAATATAGCTATATATGCTTATATTAAAGAAAGAGCAGAAGGGTTTAAAAAACATTATTTTATAATGCCTTATTATGATCTTTTAAAAGATTATGCAATACAAAGACAAGCTATGATTTTAGCACTCGCTAGACAAGAAAGTCGTTTTATACCAACTGCTATTTCTACTTCTTATGCTTTGGGTATTATGCAATTTATTCCATTTTTAGCAAATCATATAGGCAATAAAGAATTAAAAATTCCAAATTTTGATCAAGATATGCTTTTTGAGCCAAAAACAGCATATATGTTTGCAAATCATCATTTAGATTATTTAGAATCTAAACTTAACTCCCCGGTTTTTGTAGCTTATGCTTATAATGGCGGTATAGGTTTTACCACTAGAATGCTCAAAAGAGAAGATATGTTTAGAGCAGGAAAATATGAACCATTTTTATCAATGGAGCTAGTTCCTTATGCAGAAAGTAGGACTTATGGTAAAAAAGTTTTAGCTAATTATGTTGTATATTTGCATCTTCTGAACGATAATACACCGATTTCGAAATTTTTTGAAACTTTGATTCAAAACACTGATTCTCAAAGCATAAGTTTAATTGCAAAGTAG
- the queC gene encoding 7-cyano-7-deazaguanine synthase QueC produces the protein MKKALCVISGGMDSTLCAYLAKKEGYEIIALHFDYNQRTMLKERECFNKICEKLDIKIKYILDVSFIANIGGNSLTDLNLEIPKEKLHEKEVPNTYVPFRNGIFLSIAGSIAEKEKCESIFIGVVQEDSSGYPDCSENFIQKANEFINEGTTKTYKVKIKTPLVHLSKGQIVDLALKEKVALEYTWSCYEREDKACGKCDSCLLRLKGFKEIGCEDVIFYM, from the coding sequence ATGAAAAAAGCCCTCTGTGTTATAAGTGGTGGTATGGATAGCACTTTATGTGCATATTTGGCTAAAAAAGAAGGATATGAAATTATTGCTTTACATTTTGACTACAATCAACGCACCATGCTTAAAGAAAGAGAATGTTTTAATAAAATTTGTGAAAAGCTTGACATAAAAATAAAATATATTTTAGATGTTTCTTTTATAGCTAATATTGGCGGAAATTCTTTAACGGATCTAAATTTAGAAATTCCAAAAGAAAAACTCCATGAAAAAGAAGTGCCAAATACCTATGTTCCTTTTAGAAATGGAATTTTTTTATCTATTGCAGGGTCTATAGCTGAGAAAGAAAAATGCGAAAGTATTTTTATAGGTGTTGTGCAAGAAGATAGTAGTGGATACCCTGATTGTAGTGAAAACTTCATACAAAAGGCAAATGAATTTATTAACGAAGGAACTACAAAAACTTACAAAGTAAAAATAAAAACCCCATTAGTTCATCTAAGTAAAGGGCAAATAGTTGATCTAGCTTTAAAAGAAAAAGTAGCATTAGAATATACTTGGTCTTGTTATGAAAGAGAAGATAAAGCTTGTGGTAAATGCGATAGCTGCTTATTAAGACTAAAAGGTTTTAAAGAAATAGGTTGTGAAGATGTAATTTTTTATATGTAA
- a CDS encoding substrate-binding domain-containing protein, giving the protein MKKFLFLSLFTAVALNAEILVYGPGGPAPVLKELAKQFEAKSGEKIIINAGPTPKWIKQAKIDADIIFSGNSSMMDGFIKMLPNQIKVEDIQVLNARGSGMIVRANNPKKIKKFEDILKDGVKVMVVDGAGQVGLYEDMALKTGKAENLEKLRKNIVVYAKNSKAAVDEWKNNQNIDVLIIWTHWIKAVGEKDNKFINADKNSIIYRAAEIAPTQKGVKNPKVAEFIQFIQSKEAQKVWKKEGWLGR; this is encoded by the coding sequence ATGAAAAAATTTTTATTTTTAAGTTTATTTACAGCAGTTGCTTTAAATGCTGAAATTTTGGTATATGGTCCTGGTGGTCCAGCACCTGTTTTAAAAGAACTTGCTAAGCAATTTGAAGCAAAGAGTGGTGAGAAAATTATTATTAATGCAGGTCCAACTCCTAAATGGATAAAACAAGCTAAAATAGATGCTGATATAATTTTTTCCGGAAATTCTTCAATGATGGATGGTTTTATTAAAATGTTGCCAAATCAAATCAAAGTAGAAGATATTCAAGTTTTAAACGCTAGAGGCTCTGGTATGATAGTTAGAGCAAATAATCCTAAAAAAATCAAAAAATTTGAAGATATTTTAAAAGATGGTGTTAAAGTAATGGTTGTTGATGGAGCAGGGCAGGTTGGTTTGTATGAAGATATGGCTTTAAAAACAGGTAAGGCTGAAAATTTAGAAAAATTAAGAAAAAATATCGTGGTTTATGCTAAAAATTCAAAAGCTGCTGTCGATGAGTGGAAAAATAACCAAAATATAGATGTGCTAATTATATGGACTCATTGGATTAAGGCAGTTGGAGAAAAAGATAATAAATTTATTAATGCAGATAAAAATTCAATCATTTATAGAGCAGCAGAAATTGCTCCAACACAAAAAGGAGTGAAAAATCCAAAAGTGGCTGAATTTATACAATTTATTCAAAGCAAAGAAGCTCAAAAAGTATGGAAAAAAGAAGGTTGGTTGGGTAGATAA
- a CDS encoding class 1 fructose-bisphosphatase: MQELINDIQKAVIEISKELRYLTDFDYTTSQNATGDTQLKLDVKSDEIITRVLKQNKNIKSLISEEKQEQLLINENEKYIIAYDPLDGSSLVDVNFAIGSIFAIYEQRASAKNLKAAVYAIYGVRLELIVCIDTPKLYRLNENDEFVFVRDLKLNEKGKLNASGGTQKNWSNTHRAFIKALFDEGYRLRYSGAMVSDLHQILLKGGGLFSYPATTDAPNGKLRAYFEVFPFAFIFEKAGGLSTNGENDSLLDLEFEKIHASTPCFLGSKYEVEKLKQAYKGF; this comes from the coding sequence ATGCAAGAATTAATCAATGATATACAAAAAGCAGTGATTGAAATTTCAAAAGAACTTAGATATTTAACAGATTTTGATTATACTACTTCTCAAAATGCAACCGGAGATACTCAACTAAAACTTGATGTAAAAAGTGATGAGATTATTACTAGAGTTTTAAAACAAAATAAAAATATAAAAAGCTTAATTAGTGAGGAAAAGCAAGAGCAGTTATTAATCAATGAAAATGAAAAATATATTATCGCCTATGATCCATTAGATGGTTCTTCTTTAGTGGATGTTAATTTTGCTATAGGTTCTATTTTTGCTATTTATGAGCAAAGGGCTAGTGCAAAAAATTTAAAAGCAGCAGTTTATGCTATTTATGGTGTGCGTTTAGAGCTTATAGTATGTATAGATACTCCTAAGCTTTATAGATTAAATGAAAATGATGAATTTGTTTTTGTTAGAGATTTAAAGCTAAATGAAAAAGGTAAATTGAATGCAAGTGGAGGCACGCAAAAAAATTGGTCAAATACTCATAGAGCATTTATAAAAGCTTTATTTGATGAGGGTTATCGTTTAAGATATTCAGGTGCTATGGTGAGTGATTTACACCAAATTTTACTCAAAGGTGGAGGATTGTTTTCATACCCTGCAACTACCGATGCACCAAATGGAAAATTAAGAGCTTATTTTGAAGTATTTCCTTTTGCGTTTATATTTGAAAAGGCAGGGGGGCTTTCTACAAATGGAGAAAATGATTCTTTGCTTGATTTAGAATTTGAAAAAATTCATGCAAGCACTCCATGCTTTTTAGGTTCAAAATATGAAGTTGAAAAACTAAAACAAGCTTATAAAGGTTTTTAA
- a CDS encoding YceI family protein, giving the protein MKKFLLGSVVIASLVNVNIFAKDFNLDKAHSNVAFKIKHLQISNVNGNFKDYNADIDFDSSSFQFNKLEAKIKVSSINTDNKARDAHLQQDDFFKAKTYPDIIFTMDKYEKISNEKGRMYGNLNIAGVSKKIVLDTEIGGVIKTDSGKEKAGFTLQGQIKRSDFSFAPETSTLTLGDEIQINIEAEMNEK; this is encoded by the coding sequence ATGAAAAAATTTTTACTAGGCTCTGTTGTAATCGCTTCTTTGGTAAATGTTAATATTTTTGCAAAAGATTTTAATTTAGATAAAGCACACTCTAATGTAGCATTTAAAATCAAACATTTGCAAATTAGCAATGTAAATGGAAATTTTAAAGATTATAATGCTGATATAGATTTTGATAGCTCTAGTTTTCAATTTAATAAACTAGAAGCTAAAATAAAAGTATCTTCAATTAACACAGATAACAAAGCAAGAGATGCTCATTTACAACAAGATGATTTTTTCAAAGCAAAAACATATCCAGATATTATATTCACTATGGATAAATATGAAAAAATTTCCAACGAAAAGGGTAGGATGTATGGGAATTTAAATATAGCTGGCGTTTCAAAAAAGATTGTTTTAGATACAGAAATTGGTGGAGTAATTAAAACAGATAGTGGCAAAGAAAAAGCTGGCTTTACTTTACAAGGACAAATCAAAAGAAGTGATTTTAGTTTTGCACCAGAAACTTCTACTTTGACGCTTGGAGATGAAATACAAATTAATATCGAAGCGGAGATGAACGAAAAATAA